The following DNA comes from Cellulophaga sp. HaHa_2_95.
CTTGGATTTTCTAACGAAATTCATACAGGCAGAGGTATTATTAATATCTGTTAAAGCTAGTGTAGCTATATGATTTGCCTGCCCCATCCTCAAAAGTTCTACTTCTGAAAAGGTGCCAAATCGTAAGGAATAGTATGAATGACAATTGAGGTACATATTATTGTTTTCGGTGTGCTAATACGATAGGAGGTTCTCCGCTAAATGGGTTGTGAAACCTACCAATGGTTTTTGCTCCCATAGAAGTAGCGCGCATAATGCTTTTCTCTCCATACTTCTTCCGGATATGATCCATCGCATGGTATAAACTGAGCATCTCTTCGGTATCATCAAAAAGATTAATCTGATAATTCCCCGTAACAATATCACTAAACTTCACGCCTACCAAGCGGATTAATAACCGACGCTCATACAGGCGCTCAAACAATTCAACTATTTTAGGAATTAAAATATGATCTGCACTGGTATAAGGTATTTTAATTTGTTTGGAATAGGTCTGAAAATCTGAATACCGTACTCTCACCGCAATACAAGCGGTTAACTTGTCTGCCCTACGTAATTGATACGCCAAATTCTCTGCCATAGCAGTAATTGTGGTCCGTAATTGTACCATATTGGTGGTGTCTTTTGTAAAGGTGCGCTCCGTTGAAATAGATTTACGCTCGTGAAAAGGAATTAGCGGAGGCCTATCAATACCATTGGCACGTCTCCAAATGGTTTGCCCATGTTTTCCTAAGGCACTCACCATCATTTCTAAAGGCATTTCTTGAACAATATGTACTTTAGTAATGCCTAAGTTGCGAAGTGTCTGATAGGTTTTTGTACCTACCGATGGTATTTTCTGAATAGACAAAGGCGCCAAAAATTGTTTTTCTAGGCCTGTATCTACCCGCATTTGATTGTTGGGTTTTGCTTCGCCCGTAGCAACTTTTGATACTATTTTATTAGAAGACAATCCAAATGAAATAGGCAATCCGGTTTCTTTGATAATGGTATTTCTTAGCTCTGTAGCAAATTTATAGGTGCCAAAAAACTGATCCATTCCTGTTAAATCAGCATAGAACTCATCAATACTCGCTTTTTCAAAAACAGGCACACGTTCTTTTATAATCTCTGTTACTAATTGGGAGTGTTTGGTGTAGGTACTAGAATCTCCTTTAATAACTGTTGCTTCAGGGCACAACTGCCTAGCTAATTTCATTGACATTCCTGAATGCACACCAAATTTCCTGGTTTCATAACTACAAGCAGCCACCACCCCACGGTCTCCAATACCTCCAACGAGCAAGGGACGCTTGAGTAGTTTGGAGTCGGTTAAGCGTTCACAAGACACAAAAAACGTGTCTAAATCTAAATGTAGTATTGATTCTGTTTTCATTAGGATAAATTCCAATATTATGGAATATTTCCAAAATTAAATATTTTTCACATGCTAAGAGGAAGTTTAACACTATTGTTATTAACAAGGCAACTTGTACTGCATTTGAAGCGGAGCGCGTGCAGCAGAGTAACTGGTGGACATAAAATAACCAAACAAGAGTACTTTAGGCCTACCAGAAACAGATACATTCTATAACGGATTTACCTATTTAGAGGTCTCATAAATAAGCAACTAGATTTCCATACTTAAAATAAATAGCTATATTTAAAGTATGATATTCAAAAAAATAAAAGAATTTATAATTGAAAGCAAAACCAAATCGGGCTCATTTCAATTTGCTGCTATTTTAGCAGGTTTTCTAATCTATTTGATTGTTGCTGTTCTACAATCATAAACATTCTTCATAGTCTTGTTGTTCTAACTAAGACAGAATTTAACGTCTAACACTTCTCCTTTTTGTTAAAATAAAACTTAACTTTTCAACATATTATATAAAAGATATAATGAAGCTAAATTATGAGTGAATTAAAAGTAAAGACGAATAATTTCTTGTTTGAATACAGGAAAACACTAAGGTCTAAACTTTCTACTCAACCTGAATGGAAAATAGATTCGTTGATAAATGACTCAAAAAAATATGAAGTTCAAAAATTGACGGTTTCTGAAAAAATAGAATTAATTATTAAAGAAGATGACAACCCCTTTATTGAATTAGTAAATAAGCTATTGAGCAATATTGAGAAAGGACAAACCTCCGCAGTAAACAACTTAATTTCTAATATGACGAATGGAAAATTCTTGGATTCACTAGGAATACCTAATCAATCGGAAAAAAGCCAAACTTTAACACTTATTGAGAGGTTTACAGATGAATTGTGGGAAATAAAAAAAGCTGGTAACAGAACCTAAAATTAATGCGGAGGTTTGGGTTTAATCAAATGGTTTGCATAATTTTATAAGGTCGTCAAATCTGTTTGATTTGACGACCTTATAAAAAAAAAAAAAATAAACGCAAACAAAAAGCTTTGGCTTTGTGCTTAGACGGAAACTTTACAGTTTCCTTGGTTTCGCACTAATCTTAGCTTTGGCGTTGTGTTTCATACCCGAAAACTAATCGCACAAAAACAAAGAGTTCTATCATAGACATTACTTATTAACCAACTACCGACAATTAGATAAATATTTACACCGAATTTCAGTGAGCTTTTATTAACTTTCAGCCGGATTAAAGACGCTCTAAAAAAGATGTAAATCAGCTTAGACAATTAATTTAATAACAACAATTGTTCTAATAGCATTTGATTTTCATAAACCACCTTGAGATTAGACACTTTCATTGATTCTATGGATAATAAAATAGTACTACATCTCTCAGATAGCTTTTACACCAATTTTTCAGGTATTAAGCGTTTATTTGATTTTTATAAATCTGCATCAGATTATTATAACGAAACCATTTATATAGATTTTTATCATCTAAATTGGTTTGATGCTAATTTAAGTGCTTTGTTCGGTAGCATATTAGCAAAATTAACTAAAGAAAATAATTTAAAATTTTCTACTGATTTAAAATACTTAGAAGAACATTTTGATGTATTGTTTAGAAATGGCTTCTTACGTTCAGAAACTGCTGTTAGTGACGAGCAACAATCTACAGTATCATTTAAAAGTTTTTCTACAGATGATAAAGATGGTTTCATCGACTATATCGAAAATGATTTATTAACTCATAGAGGTATGCCAAATTTTACCGAAGATGAAAAAGATAATATTATAGATTCATTAATAGAAGTATTTTGTAACATTCAAATTCATTCTAAATCTGATGAACCATTTTATGTTTGCGGTCAATATTATCCTAAACAAGGTGTCTTGACTTTTTCAATGGTAGATTTAGGAGTTGGTTTTCTTCCTGCAATCGAAAATAAAACCAATGGAGTTGTTGATAATGATTATGATGCTATTAAATGGGCACTTGAAAAAAGGAACACAACTAAAGTTGGAAAACCTGGGGGATTAGGTTTGTTTGATTTAAATTCGTACTTTAACAAGACAAATGGTAACTTTCAAATCATTTCAGGAGATACATTTTGGAGTTTAGAATTAGAGACAACAGTTATAAAAAAGTTTCATTTTCCTAATCCATATGTAGGCTCAATATTAAATTTGTTTTTCAATTACAAATAAAGTATTTTTGCACTCACGTAATTCGTGTTCTAAAATTTATCATTATATATGAAAATCAGCGTTTTAGATATTATTAAATCAGAATTAGCTACCAATCTTACAGACGGTAGTGTTCTTTTTGAAGCTATCAAATCATACAAACCTTCAGAAATTACTATTTCATTCTTAGGTGTTAGACGTATTTCAACTCTATTTCTTAACGAAAGTATTGGTCAATACGCTATGAATAACGCAACAAATATTCAAGAATTAAAATTTGAATATCCAGCAGAAAAAGAAATGTTTTCTCACAAGGTAGATGATGTTATTGAGAATGCTTTAATGGGAGATGAGTACGACACTTTAGTCGATAACGCTCTTCTTTCAATGTAACAACGTATGTCTTATTCTTACTCTAAGGCTTCAAGTCATTCTATTAAAAATCAAGAGAATTATTTTTTAGATGCAAATATCTGGTTAAAGGTATTAGCGCCCAAAAACAGATTATCTTACAAGGACAAAGGTTACTTAGCTTTTTTTGAAAAATTGTTGAGTAACACAAAAGTGCGAATCATTGTTCCCGCATTAGTAGTATCAGAAGTTATCAATAGAATCATTAGAGAAGTTCACTATAAAAAACATCTTAACGCTGTCGAGAAGAAAACTCCAGATTTTGTTTTAACGGAAGGGTACTATAAGAATGTTTTTAGAAATACTGAAGATTATCGTATAGCATATAATTTGATATGTGATGACATTAAGAGTTATAATACTTCTATCGATTTAGTTAATGATGAGTTTGGAACTTCTTTTAAGTTTAAGCACGTAATGTCGAATCCACCGATAAGTCTTGACTTTAACGATTATTACTATTACAATTTGTGTAAAAAAAAGGGATACTTTTTAGTGACTGATGATAAAGACTTTTGGGTCGAAGATGTTGAGGTAGTTACAATGAGTGATACACTTTTGAATAAACATATTGCTACTTTGATACCAAAAAGCGCCACTCAATAAAATCTAGCTTATTGTGTTCCATTATACAAGGAACTGTTCTTTTAAGACATTGTGATTGTATTCAATAAAAAAACGGCTCATTACTTATTCGTTGTTCCTTAAAAATAAAGAGTTATTACCAGCGCAATAAATAGAACGGAAAAGTACGAAAACACAACAGTGTATAAAAAAACATAGGGCATTTGTGGCTTAACCGAAAGGTCAGTGTTTGTTTACAAAGTCCGCCAAATATAAAATTTAGCGTTTATAGAAGAAAAGGTAAAAGCAAAATATTTATATTTAGCTAAGTAATAAACCGAAACGAAAGTGCTTATCACCTGCCCTACGATTTCTTATACTTAACGTTACCCATAATATCAAATCAGTGCTTAAATCAAAGTTGAGTTTAATAATAATTGGTTTTCTATTCTTGGTAAACTGTAAAACGGAAAGAAAAACTAAAAAATTCCAATCAGACTTAAATCTGAAAAAAAATCTAGCTGATTTCACAAAGCAAATGACTGAAAAGGACACTGTAAAAATCTTTGCGGAATTAAATATGGAATGGTGGATTAGAAGAGACGAGCTAGTTATAACAAAAAAGAATAATGAAATTCGACTTCAGGCAACTATTAAGGAAGACACGACATTTCAAATGAAATATCAGATGCGAATAAATAAATTACCAACAGTAATTTTAAAAGATACAAACAATGCGTTTGAAAAACATTTTGTAAACAAAAATGGGCGGACTAAAGACAAAACAATCCGACAATATATTTATAAAATAATGGGGCCAAATGATACATTAATATTTTATACAAACGGGCTTGGTGACAAAGGCGGTGAGGTTCGAGATTATTATGATTTAATGAGTAAGTATTATCCCAATAACAGCGAATTTAAGCTCCCTGAAGTAGAAATTGAAGAGGTTGATGATTTTAGATTCTAATAAAATACAGCAGGTAACACAACCTATAAACAATACGGGCTTTGGACTTAGAAGGAATTTTAAAACTTCAATCCGAAAATCAAATCTCTCAAGGGGGAACCCTGTCTGCCGAATTGAGTCGCAGTCAAATTGAAGAAATGATGACAGATATGCCACAGATTGTAGCGTATATAAATGACGAAATTGTAGGTTTTCTTCTCACAACATCACAGGCTGCAAATAGAAAAAGGCAGGTTCCTATTGTAGATGCCATGTTTACATCATACACTCCTGCTAATACCGACGCCTACATTTATGGTCCTGTTTGCGTGAGCCAATCACAACGCGGAAAGGGATTAGCGCAAATGATGTTTAATGAACTTTTATATCGAGCACCAAATCGCGAAGGAATTCTATTTATCAAAAGTGATAATGAATCTTCATTGCGAGCTCATGAAAAAATGGGTCTTAAAAAAGTGAACAGTTTCAACTTTAATACGGCAGAATTTCATGTGTTCTCCTATTTATTTTCTTCGAATGAAGACAAAGAAAACCCTAAATAATAAGAGTTTTGAACTAATACGCTAAACTTTAGCACCAATAATAACCTAAGCACCAATAACAACCTAACCGAATCACTAAATTTAAGAATAGCATATGTATAAACTACTTTTAATATCCATCGCAATTTTTTTTTAAGTTGGAAGCATGAAAATCCCAAAAAGCTTTTAAATAAACTGACAACAACGATACCTCAAAATTCAAAAAAGTTCAAATTTGTAATTGCGGAATCAGGCTTAAATTATAGAAGCGAACCTAATGGAACTATATTAGGTAAGTTTGCTTGGAGGGAGAAAGTTGAATACCTCATATTTTATCAGCATGAGTATAAAATAAAGTATAAATACTGCTGCGACTTGAAAAGCAGTTTCTAAGGAAAAACTTATAGTTTGGATTACTAATCTGTCAAAACAGGCACATTAAACCTATGAAAAATAAGAGCTTCGTCTATTATTCATTACTTCGCTTGTTTTTATAATGTGGAAATGTTTTAGATTTGGTATGTCAGAAAACCTTTGCTTCGTTCCTGGGAATAAACAAAATGTTTTCTTTATTCGGAAACACACTTAATACACTCATTGTAAGTGATTTATAAAAAAAACACTAATTATAAGAAAATTTCATGATATTAGAAGGTATATCTAAACTGTTGGTAGTTCTATTGATAATCAATTTATTTCTAACTTCTTGCAAGGAGAAACAAAAAAATAGTGTTGAAAATTTTACAACTAAAAAAATAATAGAACAAAATTCAGCATTAAACACAGATTTTCTAGTCTACTCTAAAAAAGACCAATTCCCATCTGATACTATAAAACATATTATGAAAGGAAGGTTGACATTAGGACATGAGCTTAGTAGTTTTTCTCCTTGTGGAGATACTAATGAATTTTGGATTTTGGCGGAAGACGAACTGTATGACTTATACTTTAATTTGACAAAAAATAAAAAACCCTACACTCCAATATTTGTAAGAATTGAAGTTATTGATAAAGGAAAATCAGAAGATGGCTTTGCCGCGGATTACAAGAGCACATATGAAGTAAAAACTATTGTAGAGGCAAGAAGCATCTCGGATATAGATTGCGATTAAAAGATCGTATATAAAAATCTATAATTCATAAAAGCTCAGGACTTAAGACCTAGCAATTAATTTTATAGATAAAAATGAATTGCCCATCTATATTTTGTGTGACAATAGACATTAAAAAGTAAGTACCTAACAGAACCGATACTGCTTAGCTCCTACCCTATCTTTACCCCTTTTTAACCATACTTGTAATTATGATGAATAGTTTTACATTTGAAATAATGGCTTTTGGAGCACTGCTACTTGCCTATTTTGTTCTGTATTATTTATCTGATTCTATTATCAAAATAGAATTACAAAAGAAAAAGACAAAAAGGATTTCTAATTGTAAAACGTATAAGACGATTACACGTCGAGGAGAAAATTTTGAATATGAATTCCCATTAAACCCTAATTTAGATAAATTTTGGTTGAGACTATTGGCAAAAATATTGGACTATGGCTGCTATTTGAGCTTGTTTTTCTTGATTAACACTATGTTAATTGAAAAAAGTCCGTCTCCGTTCCTATTAGCATTTCTAGCTTTATTTCTTATAAACCCCATATTAGAGTCGCTATTAGGCAAAACTTTTGGAAAGTATCTATTCGGAATGAGAGTGATTGACGATTATGGAGAAAACCCTTCCTTATTGACTTGTTTCATAAAGAATATACTTCAACTTTTCAGTATCGTTTTTTATACGTTATCAAGTGCAACGATCTTCGAGGATGAAATGTTTTTTCATAATAAAAGAACTTTTACTTACACGATTTGGAATAAAGACCATGATAAAATAGTATCTGAATTAAAAAAGTAAGACATAAATAACACTATTAAAACCGGATTAATTATTTCCATTCTATTAATTTTCTTATCCATTGTTAACCCATTGTAAATGTCTTTTTTGCCCCCTTGCCTTTATTTTTGACCTCACCCAACTTTTTAGGGTATATCAAACAAACAATAGCCAATTTCTAAGCATCATTTTCTTTAAACCTAACACACAACACTTTAGCTTCTTCCTTTCCTATAATACGCTAAAATATACCCACTATCCTATTCCTTTAAAAATTATATTTATTGACTTACATCAAATAATTTTAGGAAAGACGCTAGTAATTTTGCCCCTGGAATTATAAAAAATGATAATGAAACTTACAGCAGCCGCAACATTAAAGAGTGTTGACAATGAGTGTCAATTAAAGGTTGAACAAGCCTTAACCCATCTTAAAAAAGGTAACGGAGTTATTTTAACTGATGATAAAAACAGAGAAAATGAAGGCGATTTAATTTTCTCGGCCCAACATATGACTCTTGCAGATATGGCACTTATGATTAGAAAGTGTAGTGGTATTGTTTGCCTTTGTCTCACCAATGAAAAGGCAGACAGCCTTGAGCTCCCCTATATGGTTAAGACCAATACGAGTAGTTTTCAAACCCCATTTACTATTTCTATAGAAGCAAAAGATGGGGTAACAACAGGCGTTTCGGCTAAAGACAGGTTAAAAACAATCCAAGTGGCTAGTGCTGATAATGCAGGGAGCAATGATTTAGCGAAACCAGGCCATATTT
Coding sequences within:
- the dinB gene encoding DNA polymerase IV, with amino-acid sequence MKTESILHLDLDTFFVSCERLTDSKLLKRPLLVGGIGDRGVVAACSYETRKFGVHSGMSMKLARQLCPEATVIKGDSSTYTKHSQLVTEIIKERVPVFEKASIDEFYADLTGMDQFFGTYKFATELRNTIIKETGLPISFGLSSNKIVSKVATGEAKPNNQMRVDTGLEKQFLAPLSIQKIPSVGTKTYQTLRNLGITKVHIVQEMPLEMMVSALGKHGQTIWRRANGIDRPPLIPFHERKSISTERTFTKDTTNMVQLRTTITAMAENLAYQLRRADKLTACIAVRVRYSDFQTYSKQIKIPYTSADHILIPKIVELFERLYERRLLIRLVGVKFSDIVTGNYQINLFDDTEEMLSLYHAMDHIRKKYGEKSIMRATSMGAKTIGRFHNPFSGEPPIVLAHRKQ
- a CDS encoding STAS-like domain-containing protein, translating into MKISVLDIIKSELATNLTDGSVLFEAIKSYKPSEITISFLGVRRISTLFLNESIGQYAMNNATNIQELKFEYPAEKEMFSHKVDDVIENALMGDEYDTLVDNALLSM
- a CDS encoding PIN domain-containing protein is translated as MSYSYSKASSHSIKNQENYFLDANIWLKVLAPKNRLSYKDKGYLAFFEKLLSNTKVRIIVPALVVSEVINRIIREVHYKKHLNAVEKKTPDFVLTEGYYKNVFRNTEDYRIAYNLICDDIKSYNTSIDLVNDEFGTSFKFKHVMSNPPISLDFNDYYYYNLCKKKGYFLVTDDKDFWVEDVEVVTMSDTLLNKHIATLIPKSATQ
- a CDS encoding GNAT family N-acetyltransferase, which encodes MDLEGILKLQSENQISQGGTLSAELSRSQIEEMMTDMPQIVAYINDEIVGFLLTTSQAANRKRQVPIVDAMFTSYTPANTDAYIYGPVCVSQSQRGKGLAQMMFNELLYRAPNREGILFIKSDNESSLRAHEKMGLKKVNSFNFNTAEFHVFSYLFSSNEDKENPK
- a CDS encoding RDD family protein, with product MMNSFTFEIMAFGALLLAYFVLYYLSDSIIKIELQKKKTKRISNCKTYKTITRRGENFEYEFPLNPNLDKFWLRLLAKILDYGCYLSLFFLINTMLIEKSPSPFLLAFLALFLINPILESLLGKTFGKYLFGMRVIDDYGENPSLLTCFIKNILQLFSIVFYTLSSATIFEDEMFFHNKRTFTYTIWNKDHDKIVSELKK
- the ribB gene encoding 3,4-dihydroxy-2-butanone-4-phosphate synthase, whose protein sequence is MKLTAAATLKSVDNECQLKVEQALTHLKKGNGVILTDDKNRENEGDLIFSAQHMTLADMALMIRKCSGIVCLCLTNEKADSLELPYMVKTNTSSFQTPFTISIEAKDGVTTGVSAKDRLKTIQVASADNAGSNDLAKPGHIFPLRAKDKGVLEREGHTEGSIDLMKLAGLQPEAVLCELMNDDGTMANTATITQFAYEYNLKVLSIQDIIHYRKFVRDYN